A genomic segment from Spinacia oleracea cultivar Varoflay chromosome 3, BTI_SOV_V1, whole genome shotgun sequence encodes:
- the LOC130470046 gene encoding uncharacterized protein yields the protein MEYLSNWAVKEINIDLDAAGEERLLQLNELDELRFEAYKNHRLYKEKMKKFHDRMIKKREFNVGDKEHGAIEVASENGTKFKVNGQRLKLYTQGAFIGKLEMIYLSDPPTDSCF from the exons ATGGAATATCTCTCTAATTGGGCCGTCAAGGAGATCAATATAGATCTAGATGCAGCCGGTGAAGAGAGACTTCTTCAATTGAATGAGCTAGATGAACTTCGCTTTGAAGCTTACAAGAATCATAGGCTCTACAAGGAGAAAATGAAGAAGTTTCATGATAGGATGATCAAAAAACGAGAGTTCAATGTCGGTGATAAG GAACATGGAGCTATTGAGGTTGCTAGTGAAAATGGCACCAAGTTCAAGGTGAACGGCCAACGTTTGAAGCTATACACTCAAGGAGCGTTTATTGGAAAATTGGAGATGATCTATCTCTCCGATCCACCCACCGACTCTTGTTTTTGA